The Gopherus evgoodei ecotype Sinaloan lineage unplaced genomic scaffold, rGopEvg1_v1.p scaffold_34_arrow_ctg1, whole genome shotgun sequence genome window below encodes:
- the LOC115641323 gene encoding zinc finger BED domain-containing protein 1-like gives MADVNSKRAPQFLQKCIKPEDNGGDAQPKEEIIEEQSLPVITQSYPQTVQEEISMVFNTYNMAANLGPASRRKREKGANHDGTSTSLYVDRRKSKVWNYYTKLGDAYVECNVCKKQLSFHNSTTTMREHLVRKHSIRDTLLSQLKDDQASESDCMAQENMIKRSRQMTPENYLYHAASCSEPRTDVILELVLEMIFRDLHPLSVVKDKGFGLLIGYLEPNFTLPSPIQLSSMLWHRYNVVKQHLERYLQTAQSIVICVEFWVSQPHQTYLTITANFIDGEWRRARCILETQPVHETKGAGDLGEKLFSILTEFGLSNKSIFCVMHDSLQNTVMNSQPLKRAYGWTSLCCAAHTLHLCIKAGLEVEQVQEALTAARGIVSYFQQDAKATCSLNSKLEAINKTKLKLVMDVGSRWITTIEMCESLLDLKWAIMSLLEEHPKGTLAVQNLADHQWKLLQDLVPVMRTIKIATSFLREEQNISISSLMPCIHGIVTAIGQQLEESSDVIKMVVGNIRSELMQRWSISEDEKVLESPAITASFLDPRFKEMRFLSPNLRSELHKRVKNMLSEVFNHQSPPSTQFWVPNSDYKAEVGEAGVQLSAHKDRGPSGQSQSMYDILLGKDPTESMPEIHQQLENYIVEPLCKRSTNPLDWWKTNEHRFPAVARLGRQYLAIPATVVLPDQAFAANESTLEHRRAVLTPENLDQILFLHQNFDFLESMRNNNEMRGRNLHAQY, from the exons ATGGCAGATGTAAACTCCAAGAGGGCACCTCAGTTCTTGCAAAAATGTATTAAGCCAGAGGACAACGGAGGGGACGCACAGCCCAAAGAGGAGATAATAGAAGAGCAGTCTCTCCCTGTTATCACTCAATCCTACCCTCAGACAGTGCAAG AGGAAATATCGATGGTGTTCAACACCTACAACATGGCAGCCAACCTCGGCCCAGCCTCcaggagaaagagggagaaaggtgCAAATCACGATGGCACAAGCACCTCCCTCTATGTTGACCGCCGCAAGTCCAAGGTGTGGAACTATTACACCAAGCTGGGAGATGCCTATGTCGAGTGCAACGTGTGCAAGAAGCAGCTCTCCTTTCACAACAGCACCACCACCATGCGGGAGCACCTGGTGAGGAAGCACAGCATTCGTGACACTTTGCTCTCGCAGCTGAAGGATGACCAGGCTTCCGAGTCTGACTGCATGGCTCAGGAGAACATGATAAAGAGGTCCCGCCAGATGACACCGGAAAACTACCTGTACCATGCCGCGTCCTGCTCGGAACCAAGGACTGATGTGATCTTGGAACTGGTGCTTGAGATGATATTTCGTGACCTCCATCCTCTTTCCGTGGTGAAAGACAAGGGTTTCGGCCTCCTCATCGGGTATCTAGAGCCTAATTTTACCCTCCCATCTCCTATTCAGCTCTCCAGCATGCTGTGGCATAGATACAATGTGGTGAAGCAGCACCTGGAGCGCTATTTGCAAACAGCCCAGTCCATAGTCATCTGCGTGGAGTTCTGGGTGTCCCAGCCCCACCAGACATACTTGACAATCACGGCCAACTTCATTGACGGGGAGTGGCGCCGGGCGAGATGTATACTGGAAACCCAGCCAGTGCATGAGACTAAAGGGGCAGGTGATTTAGGAGAGAAGCTCTTCAGCATCCTGACAGAGTTTGGGTTGTCGAACAAGTCCATTTTCTGTGTGATGCACGACAGCTTGCAGAACACAGTGATGAATTCGCAGCCGCTCAAGAGGGCTTATGGCTGGACCAGCCTGTGCTGTGCTGCCCACACTCTGCACCTGTGCATCAAGGCAGGGCTGGAGGTCGAGCAGGTGCAAGAGGCTCTGACTGCTGCCCGGGGCATCGTGAGCTACTTCCAACAGGATGCGAAAGCCACCTGCTCGCTGAACAGCAAGCTGGAAGCGATCAACAAGACCAAGTTGAAGCTGGTGATGGACGTGGGATCTCGCTGGATAACTACCATTGAGATGTGCGAGAGCCTCCTGGACCTCAAATGGGCGATCATGTCCCTGCTGGAGGAACATCCCAAAGGGACGTTGGCTGTGCAGAACTTAGCTGACCACCAGTGGAAGCTCTTGCAGGACCTGGTGCCAGTCATGAGGACGATTAAGATTGCCACATCATTCTTGCGTGAGGAGCAGAACATCTCCATCTCTTCTCTGATGCCTTGCATCCATGGTATCGTCACTGCCATTGGGCAGCAGTTAGAAGAGTCCAGCGATGTCATCAAGATGGTGGTAGGCAATATAAGGTCAGAGCTGATGCAGCGCTGGAGTATATCAGAGGATGAGAAGGTGCTGGAAAGCCCTGCGATTACTGCCTCGTTTCTAGACCCTCGTTTCAAGGAGATGAGGTTCCTGAGTCCCAACCTGAGGAGTGAGCTGCATAAGAGAGTCAAAAATATGCTATCAGAGGTCTTCAACCACCAGTCCCCACCTTCTACCCAGTTCTGGGTGCCGAACTCAGATTACAAAGCAGAGGTAGGAGAAGCAGGGGTCCAGCTGTCTGCTCATAAAGACAGAGGCCCAAGTGGCCAGTCCCAGAGCATGTATGACATCCTTCTGGGGAAAGATCCAACGGAGAGCATGCCTGAAATCCATCAGCAATTGGAAAACTACATCGTGGAACCTCTCTGCAAACGCAGCACCAACCCACTGGACTGGTGGAAAACCAATGAGCACCGCTTCCCCGCTGTGGCGAGATTAGGCAGGCAGTACCTTGCCATACCAGCCACCGTTGTGCTGCCAGACCAGGCCTTTGCTGCCAACGAGAGCACCCTGGAGCATCGGAGAGCAGTCCTCACTCCTGAAAATCTAGACCAGATTCTGTTCTTGcaccaaaattttgattttttagaATCAATGAGAAACAATAATGAGATGCGGGGCAGAAATCTGCATGCCCAGTATTAA